The ANME-2 cluster archaeon sequence CAGCGTCATCAATTTTTTCGCAGGACCGTTCGAACGATATCATTTTCGCCATCATTTTTTTATCATGCAGCTGCGTTTTTCCATTGTGCATCAGTCGATCTACCAGTTTTTCTTTATCACTTATTTCATATCGGTCTTCCAGAAAATCGATAAAATCCCTTACATCCTCTTTGGTTGGATTGATAAAGTTTTTCAGGAATATATCAATTTCTTTTTGTAATTCCGGATTCAGGGAAGCTGGTTTTTGCTTTTCAATATCTTTAAGTTTCTCATCCACGATTTTTAATTCAGCAGAGATGTCGTCAAGTTTCAAGTATTTTTTCTTAGCACGATTAATGGTTGCATTCACTATTTCAACGTCTCGTGTCTCAAGATGAGAATATTGTCTGAACCGTTCTCCGAGCTTATCAAGTTGTTTTTTATGTTTTTTTTGCTGGGTGATAATAGTATGGATATTTTCTTTGAGTTCTGACTCATCCAGTTCAATATCCATGTTTTTGAGCATTCCTAACAGTTTTGTAATATCCTTGTCCGTAGGCTCTTCAAGACTCAGTATGAAAATATTCATCTCGTTTTCTTTTACTTTACTGGCAAAACTTTTCCTATAGGTATCAGCCATTTCAATTAATTCTGACGCTTCACTTTCATTCAAAGCCAGAATATCCAGTGCTTTTTGGTCTTTTACTAGCATAGTACCATATTCATTTTTTTTATTCGAATTCGATTGTTGCAGGAGGTTTTGGTGTGATGTCATACAATACCCTGGCAACTCCGGGTATCTCACCTGTTATGCGACCTTCTATCTTCCTGAGCGTTTCCCAGGGAAGTTCAATCGGTCCTGCAGTCATCCCGTCCCTGGATTCAACGGCCCTCACTGCAATGATCCAGCCGTGTATCCGCTGGTCGCCTTTTACCCCGGTTCCTTTTCCAAGTAACGCGGCAAAGGTTTGCCAGGGTTTGAACTGTTCCAGCAGCTCCGCCTCAACAATGGCATTTGCTTCCCTGACCGCATCTACTTTTTCTGCTGTGACCTCACCGATGATCCTCACCGAAAGCCCAGGTCCGGGAAACGGCATTCGTTCTGATATTTCGTCAGGCAACCCGAGTGCATGTGCCACATCCCGTACCTCATCCTTATACAGGTCGGATATGGGTTCTATAATATCATCAAAGTCTATTACAGAGGGTAATCCACCCACGTTATGATGAGATTTGATGCCACCTTCCGATTCTATCCTGTCAGGGTAGATGGTACCCTGGATAAGGTATCGTGCATTGAACCCTTTGGCGGTTTCTTCAAACACCCTGATAAAAGTCTCACCTATGGCTTTGCGTTTCTCTTCAGGGTCTGTCAGCCCTTTTAAGGCACCCAGGAACCTGTCGCCCGCATAAATGGTAAGCAGGTTCATGTCCCCGAAAACTTCCTGTATACGCTTTGTTTCTCCTTTTCGCATCAGGCCGGTGTCAATGTAAATTGGCGTCAGTAGCTCTCCAATAGCCCTGTTAGCAAGAACTGCACATACAGAACTATCCACTCCTCCGGAAAGTGCGATAATTGCGGGTCCTTTGATTGAATCTTTTATGTGTTGTATTGTTTTCTCTACGAAAGGTTGGACCTTTACCATCGTTGTTATCTCCCTACGGGTAATTTCTTGATAATATACAGTATTATAGTATTGAATAATATAATTATTTTTTGGCCGAATAACGATATGCTATAATGATACAGTATATGTTTTCTTGTAGTATATAAGTATAACTTTGCGTGAAAAAGTGACTGTGAATGCACATGAGCAGTCTTTTCCATTATTTACGCAATCAATATCAAAATAACTAAATACTTTCGTTTTTTTCATAGTACATAACGTATGACTTGATATCATCAAGTTAATCCGGCCACATGGGAGGATTTTCTTGTGTATATGCAAATTATGGAATTGTCGTTATTACACGAGACCAGATCCGAGGTAAGTATATGTTGACCGACAGAGTCGAAATAGAATTGGAATTACTGGAAAGGCATATCATTATTCTCAACGCTGTAATCCGGAAGGGTCCTATCGGGATAATGAAATTGTCAGAGGAGACTGGCATACCTAACCACAGGGTCCGTTATTCGCTCCGCGTACTGGAACAGGAAAGGTTGATTGCACCTTCTACGCAGGGTGCAGTGGCACCGGAGGAGGCCAGAAAATTCATGGGTGATTTTGATAC is a genomic window containing:
- a CDS encoding zinc ribbon domain-containing protein, coding for MLVKDQKALDILALNESEASELIEMADTYRKSFASKVKENEMNIFILSLEEPTDKDITKLLGMLKNMDIELDESELKENIHTIITQQKKHKKQLDKLGERFRQYSHLETRDVEIVNATINRAKKKYLKLDDISAELKIVDEKLKDIEKQKPASLNPELQKEIDIFLKNFINPTKEDVRDFIDFLEDRYEISDKEKLVDRLMHNGKTQLHDKKMMAKMISFERSCEKIDDAANVMQRYKAIRNIYGISKDDKELLKWLQYNHYPILKKTAEKLLLNISEGIDESIANESRLVLNILEPFLKTNDKTTPDKWICPGCGKGVDAEWKLCPNCGENLIHKHCSKCGNKLESSWKLCPNCGTDIS
- the guaA gene encoding glutamine-hydrolyzing GMP synthase, encoding MVKVQPFVEKTIQHIKDSIKGPAIIALSGGVDSSVCAVLANRAIGELLTPIYIDTGLMRKGETKRIQEVFGDMNLLTIYAGDRFLGALKGLTDPEEKRKAIGETFIRVFEETAKGFNARYLIQGTIYPDRIESEGGIKSHHNVGGLPSVIDFDDIIEPISDLYKDEVRDVAHALGLPDEISERMPFPGPGLSVRIIGEVTAEKVDAVREANAIVEAELLEQFKPWQTFAALLGKGTGVKGDQRIHGWIIAVRAVESRDGMTAGPIELPWETLRKIEGRITGEIPGVARVLYDITPKPPATIEFE